From the Procambarus clarkii isolate CNS0578487 chromosome 70, FALCON_Pclarkii_2.0, whole genome shotgun sequence genome, one window contains:
- the LOC138356139 gene encoding uncharacterized protein has product MIQSFYKDMKGTVVYDGSTSEPFNINSGVKYRCVLAPTLFSIYFVILVKHAFGTITQGIYLRTRSDGKLYNLSRLRAKTKVHMRILRKFLFADDAAITTHTAEDLQQLLNRFAVACSAFGLTISLKKTQVMGQDVNELP; this is encoded by the coding sequence atgatacaatcgttctaCAAGGACATGAAGGGCACGGTCGTGTACGatggctcaacttctgaaccattcaacatcaacagCGGTGTTAAATACAggtgtgttcttgctccaaccctgttcaGCATTTACTTTgtgatcctcgtcaagcatgcctttggaacaatcACACagggcatctatctccgtacaagatctgatggaaagctctataatctatccagactccgagcaaagacgaaAGTACATATGCGAATTCTCAGGAAattcctcttcgccgacgacgcagcgattaccacacacacagcagaagacctgcagcagctactcaaccgctttgccgTAGCTTGCtccgcattcggcctgacaatcagcctgaagaagacacaggtgatgggacaagacgtcAATGAGCTACCATGA